A genomic segment from Nocardiopsis sp. Huas11 encodes:
- the cobM gene encoding precorrin-4 C(11)-methyltransferase, translating into MGEAVTVHFVGAGPGAADLLTVRATRMLAAADVVLYPGTYLDPEVLTHCAPDAELVDTQGLDLDRITDHLVGAHAADRDVVRLTSGDPSIYSALAEQTRRLDAHGVPWDVTPGVPAYAAASALVGRELTVPLVAQSVVLTRTRARSTAMPDTESLAAFAATRATLVLHLAIRRVRKLMAEIGPEYGADCPVIVVHRASQPGEAVLRGTVATIADAVEEAGFRQAAVVLVGWALDAGRGGESFLYDPARPRGVDPGR; encoded by the coding sequence GTGGGTGAAGCCGTGACCGTGCACTTCGTGGGAGCGGGACCCGGCGCCGCCGACCTGCTGACGGTCCGCGCGACGCGGATGCTGGCCGCGGCGGACGTGGTGCTCTACCCCGGGACGTACCTGGATCCGGAGGTCCTCACCCACTGCGCGCCGGACGCCGAACTGGTGGACACCCAGGGGCTGGACCTGGACCGCATCACCGACCATCTGGTCGGCGCGCACGCCGCGGACCGGGACGTCGTCCGGCTCACCTCGGGCGACCCGTCGATCTACTCGGCCCTGGCCGAGCAGACGCGCCGGCTCGACGCGCACGGCGTCCCGTGGGACGTCACGCCGGGCGTGCCGGCGTACGCGGCGGCCTCGGCGCTGGTGGGACGGGAGTTGACCGTGCCGCTGGTGGCGCAGTCGGTGGTGCTGACGCGGACCCGCGCCCGCTCGACGGCCATGCCGGACACCGAGTCGCTGGCGGCGTTCGCGGCGACCCGGGCCACGCTGGTGCTGCACCTGGCGATCAGGCGGGTGCGGAAGCTGATGGCGGAGATCGGTCCCGAGTACGGCGCCGACTGCCCGGTCATCGTCGTCCACCGGGCGAGCCAGCCGGGTGAGGCGGTGCTGCGGGGCACGGTCGCCACCATCGCGGACGCGGTGGAGGAGGCCGGGTTCCGGCAGGCGGCGGTCGTGCTGGTGGGGTGGGCGCTGGACGCGGGCAGGGGCGGCGAGTCCTTCCTCTACGACCCGGCCCGGCCCAGGGGTGTGGACCCCGGCCGGTGA
- a CDS encoding HEAT repeat domain-containing protein encodes MDATSTTPNTRVARALSARDTSVRLQAALAVGSNPDPELVETLVERCAVEPDFFVRDMLTWALIRLPPETTLPRILRELDSERTQARSQALHLLSKIGDGSTWAWITRDMLHDANDQVARTAWRVAVMLVPEDEKRELAGELVRQLGRGDRDVRLSLSRALVDLGEVIAPALAQAAEHADPAVAAHARATEALRQDPEAGFDAAVEEAERVNTLGPERAAAAARAAAAVDTEPSESGGASETNRAAGSSEADRPSEPVGATGASEDTGAARC; translated from the coding sequence ATGGACGCGACCAGCACGACCCCGAACACCCGCGTGGCCCGGGCCCTGTCCGCCCGGGACACGTCGGTCCGGCTCCAGGCGGCCCTGGCGGTCGGCTCGAACCCCGACCCCGAGCTCGTGGAGACGCTCGTCGAACGCTGCGCGGTCGAGCCCGACTTCTTCGTCCGGGACATGCTGACCTGGGCCCTGATCCGTCTCCCTCCGGAGACCACCCTGCCCAGGATCCTGCGAGAGCTCGACTCCGAGCGCACCCAGGCCCGCAGCCAGGCGTTGCACCTGCTCTCCAAGATCGGCGACGGGAGCACGTGGGCCTGGATCACCCGGGACATGCTGCACGACGCCAACGACCAGGTCGCGCGGACCGCGTGGCGCGTCGCGGTCATGCTCGTGCCCGAAGACGAGAAGAGGGAGCTGGCCGGCGAACTGGTCCGGCAGCTCGGTCGCGGCGACCGCGACGTGCGGTTGAGCCTGAGCCGGGCACTCGTCGACCTCGGCGAGGTCATCGCACCCGCGTTGGCGCAGGCCGCGGAGCACGCCGACCCGGCGGTGGCCGCGCACGCCCGCGCCACCGAAGCGCTCCGGCAGGACCCGGAGGCCGGTTTCGACGCGGCCGTGGAGGAGGCGGAGCGCGTGAACACGCTCGGCCCGGAACGCGCCGCTGCCGCCGCCAGGGCGGCGGCAGCGGTGGACACCGAGCCGTCGGAGTCGGGTGGGGCGTCGGAGACGAACAGGGCGGCTGGGTCATCGGAGGCTGACAGGCCGTCGGAGCCGGTCGGAGCAACAGGGGCCTCGGAGGACACCGGAGCCGCGCGTTGCTGA
- the cbiE gene encoding precorrin-6y C5,15-methyltransferase (decarboxylating) subunit CbiE, with product MQADPPPPTEPRITVVGVGADGWSGVPERLRRHVLDADVVLGGRRHLDMLPDRPGQRRAAWPSPLREGLPSLLDSLAPEGTATVALASGDPFVSGIGTTLIDLLGAGAVRVEPAVSSVALARARMGWPAERCAVVSLVGRDARLVLRWLAPGRRVLVLSSDAGTPAAVALLLAEAGYGASRMTVLGDLGSEADPEPDPDLEPGPEQEEGSAAAPRPESRLSATAAAWLSAPPGPVSPLHVLALELAGPSGYGLLAGLPDDAFEHDGQLTKRDLRASALARLAPSPGEHLWDVGAGAGSVGIEWMRADPTCAATAIESHPERAARIERNAGRLGVPGLSVVAGRAPDALAGLPRPDAVFVGGGATRPGVLDACLRALRPGGRIVVHGVTLETETLLADAYRRHGGELTRIAVETAAPIGTFTGWAPARTVTQWFLRS from the coding sequence ATGCAGGCCGACCCGCCCCCTCCCACCGAACCCCGGATCACCGTCGTCGGCGTCGGTGCCGACGGCTGGTCAGGCGTGCCGGAGCGGTTGCGCCGGCACGTCCTCGACGCGGACGTGGTGTTGGGCGGGCGCAGGCACCTGGACATGCTTCCGGACCGGCCGGGACAGCGCCGGGCGGCCTGGCCCTCGCCCCTGCGGGAGGGCCTGCCGTCCCTGCTGGACTCCCTCGCCCCCGAGGGCACCGCCACCGTGGCCCTCGCTTCCGGGGATCCGTTCGTCTCCGGGATCGGCACCACACTCATCGACCTGCTGGGAGCCGGGGCCGTGCGGGTGGAGCCGGCCGTCTCCTCGGTCGCCCTGGCCCGGGCCCGGATGGGCTGGCCGGCGGAGCGCTGCGCGGTGGTGAGCCTGGTCGGGCGCGATGCCCGGCTGGTACTGCGGTGGTTGGCGCCCGGCCGCCGTGTCCTGGTGCTCTCCTCCGACGCGGGCACCCCCGCGGCGGTCGCGCTCCTGCTGGCGGAGGCCGGTTACGGCGCCAGTCGGATGACCGTCCTGGGCGACCTGGGCTCAGAGGCCGACCCGGAGCCGGACCCGGACCTTGAGCCGGGCCCGGAACAGGAAGAGGGCTCCGCCGCGGCCCCGAGACCGGAGTCCCGGCTCTCCGCCACGGCCGCCGCGTGGCTGTCGGCTCCGCCCGGGCCCGTGTCCCCGCTGCACGTGCTCGCCCTCGAACTCGCCGGCCCGTCCGGATACGGCCTCCTCGCGGGCCTGCCCGACGACGCGTTCGAGCACGACGGCCAACTGACCAAGCGCGACCTGCGGGCCTCGGCGCTGGCCCGGCTGGCCCCCTCGCCTGGAGAGCACCTGTGGGACGTGGGCGCGGGCGCGGGATCGGTCGGGATCGAGTGGATGCGCGCCGATCCGACCTGCGCGGCCACGGCGATCGAGTCCCACCCCGAACGCGCCGCGCGGATCGAGCGCAACGCGGGACGACTCGGTGTGCCGGGCCTGTCGGTGGTGGCCGGGCGGGCGCCGGACGCCCTGGCCGGCCTGCCCCGCCCCGACGCGGTGTTCGTCGGCGGCGGCGCGACCCGGCCCGGCGTGCTGGACGCCTGCCTGCGGGCACTGCGGCCCGGTGGCCGGATCGTGGTGCACGGCGTGACGCTGGAGACCGAGACCCTGCTCGCGGACGCCTACCGGCGCCACGGCGGTGAGCTCACCCGGATCGCCGTCGAGACCGCCGCGCCCATCGGCACGTTCACCGGATGGGCGCCCGCCCGCACGGTCACCCAGTGGTTCCTGAGGTCGTGA
- a CDS encoding precorrin-8X methylmutase, giving the protein MRQPNRAATPDQPNRPDPCDTAERTGTPDTPLTPRRPGRRYEYIDDGPAIYADSFAIIRSEARLSHLPANAERLAVRMIHGSGQVDLADDLVVHPELVPAARAALRSGAPILCDATMVATGVTANRLPRDNDVLCFLGDERVPGLARDWGTTRTAAAVSLWEPLLDGAVVAVGNAPTALFHLLEMLAEGAPRPAAIIGCPVGFVGAAESKQALTEFADRFGVDVPYVTARGRRGGSAMTSSALNALAKEEE; this is encoded by the coding sequence ATGAGACAGCCGAACCGAGCGGCCACACCCGACCAGCCGAACCGACCGGACCCGTGCGACACGGCGGAGCGGACGGGCACGCCCGACACGCCCCTCACGCCGCGCCGGCCCGGTCGGCGCTACGAGTACATCGACGACGGGCCCGCGATCTACGCGGACTCCTTCGCCATCATCCGCAGCGAGGCGCGGCTGTCGCACCTGCCCGCCAACGCCGAACGGCTCGCCGTGCGGATGATCCACGGCTCCGGCCAGGTCGACCTCGCCGACGACCTCGTCGTCCACCCCGAGCTGGTCCCCGCGGCGCGGGCCGCCCTCCGCTCCGGCGCGCCGATCCTGTGCGACGCCACGATGGTCGCCACCGGGGTGACCGCGAACCGCCTGCCCCGGGACAACGACGTGCTCTGCTTCCTCGGGGACGAGCGCGTTCCCGGCCTGGCCCGGGACTGGGGCACCACCCGCACGGCGGCCGCGGTGTCGCTGTGGGAACCCCTGCTGGACGGCGCCGTCGTCGCCGTCGGCAACGCCCCCACGGCGCTCTTCCACCTGCTGGAGATGCTGGCCGAGGGCGCCCCGCGCCCCGCCGCGATCATCGGCTGCCCCGTCGGCTTCGTCGGTGCCGCCGAGTCCAAGCAGGCCTTGACCGAGTTCGCCGATCGATTCGGCGTCGACGTCCCCTACGTGACCGCTCGCGGCCGTCGCGGAGGCTCCGCGATGACCTCGTCGGCTCTCAACGCACTCGCCAAGGAGGAGGAGTGA
- a CDS encoding nitrite reductase, whose product MSPKDVPSAGPRTRRDRCPGALRPWPADDGLLVRLRLAGGRLPARALRDVAAVAAEFGDGRIHVTGRANLQLRALPGRDGRLTPAALRAVEGTGLLPSPAHDLVRNIMASPRVGGTGGPGRAGGRGDLRPLAAELDRLLCADPRRAELPGRFLFVLDDGRGDLLERSCDLGVVALDARVAQLRVGDGWGPVVPFDEAPAALVGLADEFLARRGEGPTAAWHVAELPTPLTDPVAPDPRLPTPAPPLPYGPLPGGGRHVPVPDEGLDRAAAEALAEEAIAAGHGEHDDLVVTPWRGVLVPGGPQ is encoded by the coding sequence GTGTCCCCGAAGGATGTCCCGTCCGCCGGTCCGCGGACCCGGCGCGACCGCTGTCCCGGCGCCCTGCGGCCGTGGCCGGCCGATGACGGGCTGCTCGTCCGGCTCCGGCTGGCCGGTGGCCGACTGCCCGCGCGAGCGCTGCGCGACGTGGCGGCCGTGGCCGCCGAGTTCGGCGACGGCCGGATCCACGTGACCGGCCGGGCCAACCTCCAGCTGCGGGCCCTGCCCGGGCGCGACGGGCGGCTGACCCCCGCGGCGCTGCGTGCCGTGGAAGGGACCGGCCTGCTGCCCTCACCGGCTCACGACCTGGTCCGCAACATCATGGCCTCCCCGCGCGTCGGCGGTACCGGAGGCCCCGGACGAGCGGGCGGGCGCGGTGACCTTCGCCCGCTCGCCGCCGAGCTGGACAGGCTGCTGTGCGCGGATCCACGGCGGGCCGAACTGCCGGGCCGCTTCCTGTTCGTCCTGGACGACGGCCGCGGCGACCTGCTCGAACGCTCCTGCGACCTGGGCGTGGTCGCCCTGGACGCACGTGTGGCCCAGCTCAGGGTCGGGGACGGCTGGGGCCCGGTCGTCCCGTTCGACGAGGCGCCGGCCGCGCTCGTGGGGCTCGCCGACGAGTTCCTGGCGCGGCGCGGCGAGGGCCCCACCGCCGCGTGGCATGTCGCCGAGCTCCCGACGCCGCTGACGGATCCCGTGGCGCCCGACCCGCGTCTGCCGACCCCCGCGCCGCCGCTGCCGTACGGGCCCCTGCCCGGTGGCGGTCGGCACGTCCCGGTCCCCGACGAAGGGCTGGACCGGGCCGCGGCCGAGGCGCTCGCGGAGGAGGCGATCGCCGCAGGGCACGGTGAGCACGACGATCTCGTCGTCACGCCCTGGCGCGGCGTCCTCGTCCCCGGAGGGCCACAGTGA
- a CDS encoding precorrin-2 C(20)-methyltransferase: MTGRFHGVGVGPGDPELITLKAARLIAAADVVAYHAGVGKTSNARRIAEGLIPSTAVEEQLTYPVTTGATDHPGGYAGALADFYERSAARLAAHLDAGRDVVLLSEGDPLFYGSYMYMHDRLSERYETEVVPGVPAFAAATAAPLARQTDVLTVLPGTLPEPELARRLADTDAAVIMKLGRTFPAVRRALEAAGRLEHAEYVERASMPGERRLPVAEVDPATVPYFSLVLVTGDSRNGRRSRSDAATSALAGHDGRDGTNAETGVDGRVGRNAQVGGDGDDGRAGRDGQEGRERTEGAAELLVVGLGPGPEDWLTPEAAAALAEVDHVVGYGPYVARVAQRPGLTRHASGNTVELDRARLALDLAGRGERVAVVSGGDAGVFGMATAVFEAAEDPAYRDVPIRVLPGVSAVQAVAARAGAPVGGDFAVMSLSDRLKPWDVVERRLRAVAEADLALAVYNPASRSRTEQIVTARRILLEHRKPDTVVVVGRDIGRDGESLTVTTLADLDPAAVDMRCLLIVGASGTRVSETGRVWTPRWVKP; the protein is encoded by the coding sequence GTGACCGGTCGTTTCCACGGCGTCGGTGTCGGTCCCGGAGACCCCGAGCTGATCACCCTCAAGGCGGCCCGGCTGATCGCCGCCGCCGACGTCGTCGCCTACCACGCGGGCGTCGGCAAGACGTCCAACGCCCGACGCATCGCCGAGGGACTGATCCCGTCGACGGCGGTCGAGGAGCAGCTCACGTACCCGGTGACCACCGGCGCGACCGACCACCCGGGTGGGTACGCGGGCGCGCTGGCCGACTTCTACGAGCGGTCCGCCGCCCGGTTGGCGGCCCACCTGGACGCCGGCCGCGACGTCGTCCTGCTCTCCGAGGGCGATCCCCTCTTCTACGGGTCGTACATGTACATGCACGACCGGCTCTCCGAGCGGTACGAGACCGAGGTCGTGCCGGGGGTGCCGGCGTTCGCCGCCGCCACGGCGGCCCCGCTGGCCCGGCAGACCGACGTGCTCACCGTGCTGCCCGGAACCCTGCCCGAACCGGAACTGGCCCGCCGCCTCGCCGACACCGACGCGGCCGTGATCATGAAGCTCGGCCGGACCTTCCCGGCCGTGCGCCGGGCGTTGGAGGCCGCAGGGCGGTTGGAGCACGCGGAATACGTGGAGCGGGCCTCGATGCCGGGCGAACGGCGGCTGCCGGTCGCGGAGGTCGACCCGGCGACGGTGCCCTACTTCTCTCTGGTGCTGGTGACCGGTGACAGCCGCAACGGCCGACGCTCGCGAAGCGACGCGGCGACGTCCGCGCTCGCCGGGCACGACGGGCGCGACGGCACGAACGCGGAGACCGGCGTGGACGGTCGGGTCGGCCGAAACGCGCAGGTTGGCGGCGACGGCGACGACGGCCGGGCCGGTCGGGACGGCCAGGAGGGCCGGGAGCGCACGGAAGGCGCGGCCGAGCTGCTGGTCGTCGGCCTGGGGCCCGGCCCCGAGGACTGGCTCACGCCCGAGGCCGCGGCGGCGCTCGCCGAGGTGGACCACGTCGTGGGGTACGGCCCCTACGTCGCCCGGGTCGCGCAGCGCCCCGGCCTGACCCGGCACGCGTCCGGCAACACCGTCGAACTCGACCGGGCCCGCCTGGCGCTCGACCTCGCCGGGCGCGGAGAACGCGTCGCGGTGGTCTCCGGCGGCGATGCCGGGGTCTTCGGCATGGCGACGGCCGTGTTCGAGGCCGCCGAGGATCCCGCCTACCGGGACGTCCCGATCCGGGTGCTGCCCGGGGTGAGCGCGGTCCAGGCGGTCGCCGCGCGCGCGGGCGCCCCCGTCGGCGGCGACTTCGCGGTCATGAGCCTCTCCGACCGGCTGAAGCCCTGGGACGTGGTCGAGCGCCGGCTGCGCGCCGTCGCCGAGGCCGATCTGGCCCTGGCGGTCTACAATCCGGCCTCCCGGTCGCGGACCGAGCAGATCGTCACCGCCCGCCGGATCCTGTTGGAGCACCGCAAGCCCGACACCGTGGTCGTGGTCGGCCGCGACATCGGTCGGGACGGCGAGTCGCTCACGGTGACCACCCTCGCCGACCTGGACCCGGCCGCCGTCGACATGCGCTGCCTGCTGATCGTCGGCGCCTCCGGCACCCGGGTGTCCGAGACGGGCCGGGTCTGGACCCCCCGGTGGGTGAAGCCGTGA